Part of the Portunus trituberculatus isolate SZX2019 chromosome 46, ASM1759143v1, whole genome shotgun sequence genome, GTCCACCTGAGTAACATCTCCCACTGTCTCTGAACCATACAGGCCTTAATTAATTGACACTACGCCATTTCATAGTCTTAAAAAAGTTGAAACTAGAGAGAATAGAACGATCTCATTAACACACAATATAGAAATTAAGCTTTTTCCCTCTAAAATAACACTTACTATATTATTGCATCACCTTCACAATCATTGTTTTATATTGACAAAACAAGCCCAACCATATTGTAGCTTCTTAAAAACAGCAAACCTGAGTGTTCTTGTTTCTACCAGTAGGTGAGAAAGTGTTTGTTTTACTGCATGTAGTTTGTATTTCGCTGGTATTCACTGGTGCTGGGAATACTTCAAGTCTGGCTGATGAATACGAAGCGCGTCAAGTATTAAAGATACCTGGCTGAGTAACTCTGAGGAAGAGTATCTTTTTGTGGATAACCAAATCATTGGAAAATAAATGTACAAAAAGTTACGCACAGTTAGCGCTGATATGGCAAGGAGAAGTAAGGAttagtaaaataaacaaaagatcacgcaaaaaaaactaaaacataaCAAATCATTCAGCAGTAAAGGCACGATGTGTTAAGTAGATTACACTGACTAAActcgaaaaaaagaggaaaaagtcagATAGATACGAATAAACAAACATTaagtttttcatttccttccatgtTTTATACATCGCAGTGATGGTCAGTAAATACAAGACCAGCTGCTGTCTACTTGGGGAGGTCTGGAGTGGGtatataagagaaggaggaggtaacagTGTGCCTAATCCCAGCAGGTGAGTAACAGATAAGCAGACCATGAGGGGCGGGATACATAGCAGGTCCATCGGTACGTCTGGGACTTGTTGTGGAGCTTAATAATTAGGAACACGAAGGCATCGGTTCATTATTTGGTTAGtaagaaggatgatgataaaTAGCAAAAGTGTTTTGGTGATAGAGCACTATGAGAGAACCTCCGCTCCAGCCACTCCCTGCTGATTGCCTTCTTAGTGAGCAGCGTGTTCTTGGTCGGCACTGACATAAGATGAGGCTCACAGCAACACATGAGGGACACAGCGACTAACGAACTAAGCTCAGGATCTTCCTGACTACCAACTTTCCATAAACTCATGACAATTATGTGGAAAAATGTCATTATTCTTCatccgtatatatatatatatatatatatatatatatatatatatatatatatatatatatatatatatatatatatatatatatatatatatatatatatatatatatatatatatatatatatatatatatatatatatatatatatatatatatatatatatatatatatatatatatatatatatatatatatatatatatatatatatatatatatatatatatatatatatatatatatatatatatatatatatatatatatatatatatatatatatatatatatatatatatatatatatatatatatatatatacatatagtaTATAACATCGCTTTTATTTACTGCAAAATACTCTttttgtttgattatttctCCCGTGAACACTTCACGTGCTGCAACAACCCTGACTTGGCCGTGCACTGACAGAGGAAGACTCGTGCCCCGCCGTGCTCCACCAGACGTAGTGCAGACATGCAGCGAAACTTGCACCTCCTGCCCGTGTTGGTGGTGAGtgcccccaccaccatcaccatcaccattctaaccaccaccaccatcatcatcactatcaccattctaactaccaccaccatcatcatcatcaccatcaccactctaaccaccaccaccaccacctccatcaccatcaccatgtcATCATCAGACCTGCTGTCCCTCGCCACGTTCGGCGGCGCCTCCTTGGCCGCCCCTGCCCCGCCTTCACAACTCAAAACCTTCCTCGCCATTGCCAAAAGATACACCACTCAGTAATGACTCTCTATTAACACCAGCTGTTATGTTGCCTCACATTAGCACCAGCTGTTGTATTGCCTCACATTAACACCAGCTGTTATGTTGCCTCACATTAGCACCAGCTGTTGTATTGCCTCACATTAACACCAGTTGTTATGTTGCCTCACATTAGCACCAGCTGTTGTATTGCCTCACATTAACACCAGCTGTTGTGTTGCTTCACATTAACACCAGCTGTTGTGTTGCCTCACATTAACACCAGCTGTTGTGTTGCTTCACATTAACACCAGCTGTAGTGTTGCCTACATTAACACCAGCTGTTGTGTTGCCTCACATTAACACAAGCTGTTGTGTTGCCCCACATTAACACCAGCTGTTGTGTTGCCTCACATTAACACAAGCTGTTGTGTTACCTCTCATTAACACCAGCTGTTGTGTTGCCTCACATTAACACCACCTGTTATGTTACTTCACATCAACACCAGCTGTTGTGTTGCTTCACATCAACACCAGCTGTTGTGGTGCTTCACATCAACACCAGCTGTTGTGTTGCTTCACATTAACACCAGCTGTTGTGTTTCTTCACGTTAACACCAGCTGTTGTGTTGCTTCATATTAACACCAGTTGTGGTGTTGCTTCACATTAACACCAGCTGTTGTGTTGCTTCACATGAACACCAGCTGTTGTGTTGCCTCACATTAACACCAGCTGTTGTGTTGCTTCACATTAACACCAGCTGTAGTGTTGCCTACATTAACACCAGCTGTTGTGTTGCCTCACATTAACACAAGCTGTTGTGTTGCCTCACATTAACACCAGCTGTTGTGTTGCCTCACATTAACACAAGCTGTTGTGTTACCTCTCATTAACACCAGCTGTTGTGTTGCCTCACATTAACACCACCTGTTATGTTACTTCACATCAACACCAGCTGTTGTGTTGCTTCACATCAACACCAGCTGTTGTGGTGCTTCACATCAACACCAGCTGTTGTGTTGCTTCACATTAACACCAGCTGTTGTGTTTCTTCACGTTAACACCAGCTGTTGTGTTGCTTCATATTAACACCAGTTGTGGTGTTGCTTCACATTAACACCAGCTGTTGTGTTGCTTCACATGAACACCAGCTGTTGTGTTGCTTCACATTAACACCAGCTGTTGTGGTGCTTCACAGGGCGTTGTGGCGACAGTGAGGCTGACCCAGGCGGCCGTTGACTGTTCGGGCGGCGATGGTTTTAAGTGCGCGAGTTGCTCCACCCTCGCCCTGTGTTCGGGAGGCAGCGTGGCCACCACCTTCCCATGCCAGAGTGACCAGGTGAGCAGCTCGTCAGTACACGCGCCTCGTCTCAGACACGTCAAGCCTTGTTGCACAAGCCAGGCGCTAACCTCAGGCTGTTTCAGATGTGTGAGGAAGGCTCTTCCGGCCCGGGAGCCTGTCTTAGCATCAGCGACTCGAGGACCCAGTGCCAGTGCAGTTCCTACCCCTCCTACGTGGTGGACTCTTATGACCCACAGAATTACCTGTTGTGCTTCTCCTCCACACTTCAACTCCCTCTCAGTTGCGCGCCAGGCGAAGAGTTTGACTCAGGCACCAGCCAGTGTGCAGCTgttcccaccacctccactgtcaccaccaccgaagtcaccaccaccaccgagccCACCGTCACGTGCACAGAGGTGAGTCTCCCTTCAGTTGTGAAGTGAGAGTGCCGCTAGTCTCACCTTCCCCACAGAATGCTTTCATTGTCGCCGTGTTGACACACACGGGCTGGCGGGCCACTGGTCTGCTTCATGAGTGCCACGAGACTGATCCTAAAGCAATCTTTGTTGGTAAAGGCGCCTTCCTGTGTCCCCAGGACGGCATTTTCCCTCTACTGCCCAGCTGCTCCGGCTACTACGCCTGCTACACTGTCGGGGGCTC contains:
- the LOC123520149 gene encoding uncharacterized protein LOC123520149, which gives rise to MQRNLHLLPVLVGVVATVRLTQAAVDCSGGDGFKCASCSTLALCSGGSVATTFPCQSDQMCEEGSSGPGACLSISDSRTQCQCSSYPSYVVDSYDPQNYLLCFSSTLQLPLSCAPGEEFDSGTSQCAAVPTTSTVTTTEVTTTTEPTVTCTEDGIFPLLPSCSGYYACYTVGGSVMSTGIVSCSESTPVFNPDTLACEASISGPATPTCASDDIVTADTVECNAFYVCNSGATVGEKICCGEGQVFNPATISCEADTGSVTCAGVNPCYTGEVVKSCAPTTDVVRDFMQG